The proteins below come from a single Nitrospirota bacterium genomic window:
- a CDS encoding PEP-utilizing enzyme translates to MTKQNPICTLDFLAGTLATAYKGMVTSLVMKDFCEAEENGTRTFTGRILSMPGDDYAIVLLQRGTELDRAGIKDGEFELRAPAEAVGEEGNLQLDVLRGARHVGTFLLRKEQRGGPYTSALELSRELRDMDFKMLTDMVQGRRGLERAAEALVASFLSSKRDWRKLSGDIRTFASDLFWYQRGAFYMWFPVLARFSARAAAEEARGFGDKTVMNVLDLVELPLEKEAKEERKLAHALSAWAREVEDAGVVLSYRYGQAIRVLSLMRGRGVEVRGLLRGMLQSLEGADPPAVRDGVVLSLAAYTSPAVGEGLRAFSQSRKAGLREGVEKALRALSGEGGPGEALSIMQGLDVRLLDEKHALGTLFDAVESAVGRAPGEVLTGAVQEAFGLMGKVAPEAREESMSHAAGLLRKAAQAGERGLALGVLGILDAAGPPLSDILLGQDIAGAVLGAKDRELLDAYRGALARIRVPPPRLSGFSSETWAEKANPRHLRRLRGFLRVLAVSPGAFREAALHLAANLVLSGVFIPDDALFQREVSHYLNAGALREDFLPGYLILKRLPVYFHDVGASGKVRELSTELDAWGNDPALYFLRKQVHANASNNNVPLVESVIRAWYEGDAGPLEGRVPEEVLEALRPGLLEAYQGTARTVLEELGAVDGEGLHPERLLGVGKERVEEALEGASPSDEVRRKMGYLFELYREIVRKYAFLGGARGGGSLGEALRSALERAASLAGVLTSPERTEPEESLYFKRHIAFGIPSVIGTYHEAKFDAMGELLREEERVRVLLEELIDRVESAGDGFGREKTREWLSALREMAGLFELHGLGNARVRELVGLLGVRGLRLSQLVDLLRMWQGELTWLMETLYRDFQGPVLRLLGETPVDELPEHLLRLRPGEEGFRDRALDVLIRQIINGIAGFEELDRLLNALIRALGMRVAKGEDEEAPDGEEAPERAFYVLDELGPADASLLGARLGSKANNLVYLLRSGLDVPPAVALPSLGAGDYAARVRSAECEKTLREAVQALEGKSGAVFGSGENPLFLSVRSGSYVSMPGILDSVLYVGMNEATRAALERRSGDPWLARDSERRFLEHYGSIVLGLGTEEFDRVKEGVLARRGASSTRELGAPEMAELTRRYREMMRAAGKDVPDDVYLQLRGAAEGVYASWHRQRARDFRAATGVSEHWGTGVLLMQMVYGNQKEAGASVFFTRNPRTLGREVYGETMEQATGDELVYGRSAGRPIARWQGEGSLEETDRELFELHARAARRVEEAMGGIPEEVEAAYRRREGRLYVLQTKRMEFRSRETDRFHEVCRMESNIVGRGIGVYGGALSGAATFARTVEELRGLREKAERPLILIRKETSTRDVALLAEVQGILTAVGGAASHAAILSQKFGITAVVGCTGMLLGKDPATGEPLARVGGYEIREGTPLSIDGSDGLVYTGVCEFIVRKE, encoded by the coding sequence GTGACGAAGCAGAATCCTATATGCACGCTGGATTTCCTGGCGGGCACCCTGGCCACCGCGTACAAGGGAATGGTGACCTCGCTGGTCATGAAGGACTTCTGCGAGGCCGAGGAGAACGGCACCAGGACCTTCACCGGGCGCATCCTCTCCATGCCCGGGGACGATTACGCCATCGTGCTTCTTCAGCGCGGCACAGAGCTGGACCGGGCGGGGATAAAGGACGGGGAGTTCGAGCTCCGCGCACCCGCCGAGGCGGTGGGGGAAGAGGGCAACCTTCAGCTGGACGTTCTCCGGGGGGCGCGGCACGTGGGGACGTTTCTTCTGAGGAAAGAGCAGCGGGGAGGGCCATACACGTCGGCCCTGGAGCTTTCCCGGGAGCTCAGGGACATGGACTTCAAGATGCTCACCGATATGGTCCAGGGCAGGCGGGGCCTGGAGCGGGCCGCCGAGGCCCTGGTGGCCTCCTTTCTCTCGAGCAAGCGGGACTGGCGAAAGCTCTCCGGGGACATACGCACCTTTGCCTCGGACCTCTTCTGGTATCAGCGGGGGGCCTTCTACATGTGGTTTCCGGTGCTTGCACGGTTTTCCGCCCGGGCCGCGGCGGAGGAGGCCCGGGGCTTTGGGGACAAGACCGTGATGAACGTCCTGGACCTGGTGGAATTGCCCCTGGAGAAGGAGGCCAAGGAAGAGCGGAAGCTCGCCCACGCCCTCTCGGCCTGGGCAAGGGAGGTGGAGGACGCCGGGGTGGTCCTGAGCTACCGCTACGGGCAGGCCATCCGGGTGCTCTCCCTCATGAGGGGGAGGGGCGTGGAGGTCCGGGGTCTGCTCCGGGGGATGCTCCAGTCCCTCGAGGGGGCAGACCCGCCGGCGGTGAGGGACGGCGTGGTCTTGAGCCTGGCCGCTTACACTTCGCCGGCCGTGGGGGAGGGGCTTCGGGCCTTCTCCCAGAGCAGGAAGGCCGGGCTCCGGGAGGGCGTGGAAAAAGCTCTCCGGGCCCTCTCCGGGGAAGGCGGCCCCGGGGAGGCGCTTTCCATAATGCAGGGCCTGGACGTCAGGCTCCTCGATGAGAAGCACGCCCTGGGGACGCTCTTTGACGCCGTGGAGAGCGCGGTGGGCAGGGCCCCGGGGGAGGTGCTCACGGGCGCGGTGCAGGAGGCCTTCGGCCTGATGGGAAAGGTTGCCCCCGAGGCCCGGGAGGAGTCCATGTCCCATGCCGCGGGGCTTCTGAGGAAGGCGGCGCAGGCCGGAGAGCGGGGGCTTGCCCTGGGCGTGCTCGGCATTCTGGATGCGGCGGGGCCGCCGCTTTCGGACATCCTCCTTGGCCAGGACATCGCAGGCGCGGTCCTGGGCGCGAAGGACCGGGAGCTCCTCGATGCGTACCGGGGGGCTCTCGCCAGGATACGGGTGCCGCCTCCCCGCCTGAGCGGGTTTTCCAGCGAGACCTGGGCGGAGAAGGCGAACCCCCGGCACCTGAGGCGGCTGCGGGGGTTTCTGCGGGTGCTGGCCGTCTCTCCGGGGGCCTTCCGGGAGGCGGCCTTGCACCTGGCGGCCAACCTTGTGCTGAGCGGTGTTTTCATCCCCGACGATGCCCTCTTTCAGCGGGAGGTCTCCCACTACCTGAACGCCGGGGCGCTCAGGGAGGACTTCCTTCCGGGCTACCTCATCCTCAAGCGCCTCCCGGTCTACTTCCACGACGTGGGCGCCTCGGGCAAGGTGCGGGAGCTGAGCACCGAGCTTGACGCCTGGGGGAACGACCCGGCCCTCTACTTTCTGAGAAAGCAGGTCCACGCAAACGCGAGCAACAACAACGTCCCCCTGGTGGAAAGCGTCATCCGCGCCTGGTACGAGGGCGACGCCGGGCCCCTGGAGGGACGGGTGCCGGAAGAGGTCCTGGAAGCTCTCCGCCCCGGCCTCCTCGAGGCCTACCAGGGGACTGCCCGGACTGTTCTCGAAGAGCTGGGGGCGGTGGATGGGGAAGGGCTCCACCCGGAGCGTCTCCTCGGGGTGGGGAAGGAGCGGGTCGAGGAAGCCCTTGAAGGAGCATCCCCGTCCGATGAAGTGCGCCGGAAGATGGGGTATCTCTTTGAGCTTTACCGGGAGATAGTCCGCAAATACGCCTTCCTGGGTGGGGCCCGTGGGGGCGGCAGCCTGGGGGAGGCACTGCGCTCCGCCCTGGAAAGGGCGGCCTCCCTGGCCGGGGTCCTCACTTCCCCGGAGAGGACCGAGCCGGAGGAGTCCCTGTACTTCAAGCGGCACATCGCCTTCGGCATACCTTCGGTCATCGGCACCTACCACGAGGCCAAGTTCGACGCCATGGGCGAGCTGCTGAGGGAGGAGGAGCGGGTGCGCGTCCTCCTTGAGGAGCTTATCGACAGGGTGGAGAGCGCGGGGGACGGGTTCGGCCGGGAGAAGACGAGGGAGTGGCTTTCCGCGCTTCGGGAGATGGCGGGGCTCTTTGAGCTTCACGGGCTGGGCAACGCCCGGGTGCGGGAGCTGGTCGGCCTCCTCGGGGTGCGGGGCCTCAGGCTCTCCCAGCTGGTGGACCTGCTCAGGATGTGGCAGGGGGAGCTGACCTGGCTCATGGAGACCCTGTACCGGGACTTTCAGGGGCCGGTGCTCCGGCTCCTCGGGGAGACCCCGGTCGATGAGCTGCCGGAGCATCTGCTTCGCCTCCGCCCCGGGGAGGAGGGCTTCCGCGACCGCGCTCTGGACGTGCTCATCCGTCAGATAATAAACGGCATCGCGGGTTTCGAGGAGCTGGACAGGCTCCTGAACGCCCTCATAAGGGCCCTGGGCATGCGGGTGGCCAAGGGGGAGGATGAGGAGGCTCCGGACGGGGAGGAGGCGCCGGAGAGGGCCTTCTACGTGCTGGATGAACTGGGCCCGGCCGATGCCAGCCTCCTGGGCGCGCGGCTCGGGAGCAAGGCCAATAATCTCGTCTATCTCCTCCGGAGCGGACTGGACGTGCCCCCGGCGGTGGCCCTCCCCTCCCTGGGGGCCGGGGACTACGCCGCCCGGGTGCGAAGCGCGGAGTGCGAGAAGACCCTGAGGGAGGCCGTGCAGGCCTTGGAGGGGAAATCGGGCGCCGTCTTCGGAAGCGGGGAGAACCCCCTTTTCCTTTCGGTAAGGAGCGGCTCCTATGTCTCCATGCCGGGGATACTGGACTCGGTGCTGTACGTGGGGATGAACGAGGCCACCCGGGCGGCCCTGGAGAGGCGGTCGGGGGATCCCTGGCTGGCCCGGGACTCGGAGCGGAGGTTCCTCGAGCATTACGGCTCCATCGTGCTGGGCCTGGGGACGGAGGAGTTCGACCGCGTGAAGGAGGGGGTGCTCGCCCGGCGGGGGGCTTCCTCCACCCGGGAGCTCGGGGCCCCGGAGATGGCCGAGCTGACGCGCCGGTACCGGGAGATGATGAGGGCCGCGGGCAAGGACGTTCCCGATGACGTGTATCTTCAGCTCAGGGGCGCCGCGGAGGGCGTCTACGCATCGTGGCACAGGCAGCGGGCAAGGGACTTCCGGGCGGCCACGGGGGTCTCGGAGCACTGGGGGACCGGGGTGCTCCTCATGCAGATGGTCTACGGCAACCAGAAGGAGGCCGGGGCCTCCGTCTTCTTCACCAGAAACCCCCGCACGCTGGGCAGGGAGGTCTACGGGGAGACCATGGAGCAGGCCACGGGCGACGAGCTTGTCTACGGAAGGTCCGCGGGCCGCCCCATCGCCCGGTGGCAGGGGGAGGGGAGCCTGGAGGAGACCGACCGGGAGCTCTTTGAGCTTCACGCCCGGGCGGCCCGCCGGGTGGAGGAGGCCATGGGCGGGATTCCCGAGGAGGTGGAGGCCGCGTACCGGCGGAGGGAAGGGCGCCTCTATGTGCTTCAGACCAAGCGGATGGAGTTCCGGAGCCGGGAGACGGACAGGTTTCACGAGGTCTGCCGGATGGAATCGAACATCGTGGGCCGGGGCATCGGGGTCTATGGAGGCGCCCTGAGCGGCGCGGCCACCTTCGCCCGGACGGTGGAAGAGCTCCGCGGCCTCCGCGAGAAGGCAGAGAGGCCCCTCATCCTGATACGCAAAGAGACCAGCACCCGGGACGTGGCCCTCCTGGCCGAGGTGCAGGGGATATTGACGGCGGTGGGCGGGGCGGCCTCCCATGCGGCCATCCTGTCGCAGAAGTTCGGCATCACCGCCGTGGTGGGCTGCACCGGCATGCTCCTCGGAAAGGACCCGGCGACGGGAGAGCCCCTGGCCCGGGTGGGAGGGTACGAGATACGGGAGGGGAC